The following are from one region of the Lytechinus variegatus isolate NC3 chromosome 4, Lvar_3.0, whole genome shotgun sequence genome:
- the LOC121414511 gene encoding tubulin alpha-2/alpha-4 chain-like, with translation MRECISVHVGQAGVQMGNACWELYCLEHGIQPDGQMPSDKTIGGGDDSFNTFFSETGAGKHVPRAVFVDLEPSVVDEVRTGTYRQLFHPEQLITGKEDAANNYARGHYTVGKELIDQVLDRIRKLADQCTGLQGFLIFHSFGGGTGSGFTSLLMERLSVDYGKKSKLEFAVYPAPQISTAVVEPYNSVLTTHTTLEHSDCAFMVDNEAIYDICRRNLDIERPTYTNLNRLIGQIVSSITASLRFDGALNVDLTEFQTNLVPYPRIHFPLATYAPVISAEKAYHEQLTVAEITNACFEPANQMVKCDPRHGKYMACCLLYRGDVVPKDVNAAIATIKTKRSIQFVDWCPTGFKVGINYQPPTVVPGGDLAKVQRAVCMLSNTTAVAEAWARLDHKFDLMYAKRAFVHWYVGEGMEEGEFSEAREDLAALEKDYEEVGLDSADGEEEEEGDEEY, from the exons cGTGAATGTATCTCAGTCCATGTCGGCCAAGCCGGAGTCCAGATGGGCAACGCCTGCTGGGAGTTGTACTGCCTTGAGCACGGCATCCAGCCTGATGGTCAGATGCCCTCAGACAAGACCATCGGAGGTGGTGATGACTCCTTCAACACCTTCTTCAGTGAGACTGGAGCTGGGAAGCACGTCCCCCGTGCAGTGTTCGTCGATCTCGAGCCATCTGTTGTGG aTGAGGTTCGTACCGGTACATACCGTCAGCTCTTCCACCCTGAGCAGCTGATCACCGGCAAGGAGGATGCTGCCAACAACTACGCACGTGGTCACTACACAGTCGGGAAGGAACTAATTGACCAAGTTCTGGATCGCATCAGGAAGCTGGCTGACCAGTGCACAGGTCTCCAGGGATTCCTCATCTTCCACAGCTTCGGCGGGGGCACTGGTTCCGGCTTCACTTCTTTGTTGATGGAACGTCTTTCTGTTGACTACGGGAAGAAGTCCAAGCTCGAGTTCGCGGTCTACCCTGCACCCCAGATCTCCACGGCTGTTGTCGAACCCTACAACTCAGTTCTCACAACTCACACCACACTTGAGCACTCCGACTGTGCCTTCATGGTCGACAACGAGGCCATCTACGATATCTGCAGACGTAACCTTGACATCGAGCGACCTACCTACACAAACCTGAACCGTCTTATCGGCCAGATCGTCTCCTCTATCACCGCTTCTCTACGGTTTGATGGTGCTCTCAATGTTGACCTAACAGAGTTCCAGACCAACTTGGTGCCATACCCACGTATCCATTTCCCTCTGGCTACCTATGCCCCAGTCATCTCTGCTGAGAAGGCCTACCACGAGCAGCTGACCGTCGCAGAGATTACTAATGCCTGCTTCGAGCCTGCCAACCAGATGGTCAAATGCGATCCCCGTCATGGGAAATACATGGCTTGCTGTCTTCTTTACCGTGGTGATGTCGTTCCCAAGGATGTCAACGCTGCCATTGCTACTATCAAGACCAAACGTTCCATCCAGTTCGTCGATTGGTGTCCAACTGGCTTCAAGGTAGGTATCAACTACCAACCACCCACCGTCGTCCCTGGCGGTGATCTTGCCAAGGTTCAGCGTGCCGTCTGCATGTTGAGCAACACAACCGCAGTAGCAGAAGCCTGGGCCCGTCTCGATCACAAGTTCGATCTGATGTACGCCAAACGTGCTTTCGTCCATTGGTACGTCGGAGAAGGTATGGAGGAAGGAGAGTTCTCTGAGGCGCGTGAAGATTTGGCTGCTCTCGAGAAGGACTATGAAGAAGTCGGTCTTGATTCTGCTGatggagaggaggaggaggaaggagaTGAAGAATACTAA
- the LOC121414513 gene encoding tubulin alpha-1 chain-like, with protein sequence MRECISIHVGQAGVQMGNACWELYCLEHGIQPDGQMPSDKTIGGGDDSFNTFFSETGAGKHVPRAVFVDLEPTVVDEVRTGTYRQLFHPEQLITGKEDAANNYARGHYTVGKELIDIVLDRIRKLADQCTGLQGFLIFHSFGGGTGSGFTSLLMERLSVDYGKKSKLEFAIYPAPQISTAVVEPYNSILTTHTTLEHSDCAFMVDNEAIYDICRRNLDIERPTYTNLNRLIGQIVSSITASLRFDGALNVDLTEFQTNLVPYPRIHFPLATYSPVISAEKAYHEQLTVSEITNSCFEPANQMVKCDPRHGKYMACCLLYRGDVVPKDVNAAIATIKTKRTIQFVDWCPTGFKVGINYQPPTVVPGGDLAKVQRAVCMLSNTTAIAEAWARLDHKFDLMYAKRAFVHWYVGEGMEEGEFSEAREDLAALEKDYEEVGVDSVDAEGEEEEADEY encoded by the exons ATG CGTGAATGTATCTCTATCCACGTCGGCCAGGCCGGAGTCCAGATGGGCAACGCCTGCTGGGAATTGTACTGCCTTGAGCACGGCATCCAGCCTGATGGTCAGATGCCCTCAGACAAGACCATCGGAGGTGGTGATGACTCCTTCAACACATTCTTTAGTGAGACTGGAGCTGGGAAGCACGTCCCCCGTGCCGTATTTGTCGATCTCGAGCCAACCGTAGTTG ATGAAGTTCGCACTGGGACCTACCGTCAGCTATTCCACCCTGAGCAGCTGATCACCGGCAAGGAGGATGCTGCCAACAACTACGCCCGTGGACACTACACCGTCGGAAAGGAACTGATCGATATTGTCCTGGACAGGATCAGGAAGCTGGCTGACCAGTGCACAGGTCTCCAGGGATTCCTCATCTTCCACAGCTTCGGTGGTGGCACCGGCTCTGGCTTCACCTCTCTGTTGATGGAACGGCTCTCCGTCGACTATGGAAAGAAGTCCAAGCTCGAGTTTGCCATCTATCCCGCTCCCCAGATCTCTACGGCTGTTGTCGAACCCTACAACTCAATCTTAACCACCCATACCACCCTCGAGCACTCCGACTGCGCCTTCATGGTCGACAACGAAGCCATCTACGATATCTGCAGACGAAACCTTGATATCGAGCGACCTACCTACACCAACTTGAACCGTCTCATCGGCCAGATCGTCTCCTCCATCACTGCTTCTCTGAGGTTCGATGGCGCCCTCAACGTCGATCTTACTGAGTTTCAGACCAACTTAGTGCCCTATCCCCGTATCCATTTCCCACTTGCCACATATTCACCAGTCATCTCTGCTGAAAAGGCCTACCACGAACAGCTGACCGTTTCCGAGATCACTAACTCTTGCTTTGAGCCTGCCAATCAGATGGTGAAGTGTGACCCCCGTCACGGCAAATACATGGCCTGCTGTCTTCTGTACCGTGGTGACGTCGTCCCAAAGGACGTCAACGCCGCCATCGCTACCATCAAGACAAAGCGTACCATTCAGTTCGTCGACTGGTGTCCAACTGGCTTCAAGGTTGGTATCAACTACCAGCCACCTACCGTTGTCCCTGGCGGTGATCTTGCCAAGGTTCAGCGTGCCGTCTGCATGTTGAGTAATACTACCGCCATTGCCGAGGCTTGGGCCCGCCTCGACCACAAGTTTGATTTGATGTACGCCAAGCGCGCCTTCGTCCATTGGTACGTCGGAGAGGGTATGGAGGAAGGAGAGTTCTCTGAGGCTCGTGAAGATTTGGCTGCTCTCGAGAAGGACTACGAAGAAGTCGGCGTTGATTCCGTCGACGCagagggagaggaggaggaagcTGATGAGTATTAG
- the LOC121414514 gene encoding tubulin alpha-1D chain gives MRECISIHVGQAGVQIGNACWELYCLEHGIQPDGQMPSDKTIGGGDDSFNTFFSETGAGKHVPRAVFVDLEPTVVDEVRTGTYRQLFHPEQLITGKEDAANNYARGHYTVGKELIDIVLDRIRKLADQCTGLQGFLIFHSFGGGTGSGFTSLLMERLSVDYGKKSKLEFAIYPAPQISTAVVEPYNSILTTHTTLEHSDCAFMVDNEAIYDICRRNLDIERPTYTNLNRLVGQIVSSITASLRFDGALNVDLTEFQTNLVPYPRIHFPLAVYAPVISAEKAYHEQLTVAEITNACFEPANQMVKCDPRHGKYMACCLLYRGDVVPKDVNAAIATIKTKRTIQFVDWCPTGFKVGINYQPPTVVPGGDLAKVQRAVCMLSNTTAIAEAWARLDHKFDLMYAKRAFVHWYVGEGMEEGEFSEAREDLAALEKDYEEVGTDSVEGEGEEEEGDEY, from the exons ATG CGTGAATGTATCTCTATCCACGTCGGCCAAGCCGGAGTCCAAATCGGTAATGCCTGCTGGGAGTTGTACTGCCTTGAGCACGGCATCCAGCCTGATGGTCAGATGCCCTCAGACAAGACCATCGGAGGTGGTGATGACTCCTTCAACACCTTCTTCAGTGAGACTGGGGCTGGCAAGCACGTCCCCCGTGCCGTATTCGTCGATCTCGAGCCAACCGTAGTCG atgaGGTTCGTACTGGTACCTACCGTCAGCTCTTCCACCCTGAGCAGCTGATCACTGGCAAGGAGGATGCTGCCAACAACTACGCCCGTGGACACTACACCGTCGGAAAGGAACTGATCGATATTGTCCTCGACAGGATCAGGAAGCTGGCAGACCAGTGCACAGGTCTCCAGGGATTCCTCATCTTCCACAGTTTCGGTGGTGGCACCGGATCCGGCTTCACCTCTCTGTTGATGGAACGCCTTTCCGTCGACTATGGAAAGAAGTCCAAGCTCGAGTTTGCCATCTATCCCGCTCCCCAGATCTCTACTGCCGTCGTCGAGCCATACAACTCCATCCTGACCACCCATACCACCCTCGAGCACTCCGACTGTGCCTTCATGGTCGACAACGAGGCCATCTACGATATCTGTCGTCGTAATCTCGATATTGAGCGACCTACATACACCAACCTGAACCGTCTCGTCGGTCAGATTGTTTCATCAATCACTGCATCTCTTCGTTTTGACGGCGCCCTCAACGTCGATCTGACCGAGTTCCAGACCAACTTGGTGCCCTACCCACGTATTCACTTTCCTCTTGCCGTCTATGCCCCGGTCATCTCTGCTGAAAAGGCCTACCACGAGCAGTTGACCGTTGCAGAGATCACCAACGCCTGTTTCGAGCCCGCCAACCAGATGGTGAAGTGTGACCCTCGTCATGGGAAATATATGGCATGCTGTCTCCTGTACCGTGGTGATGTCGTCCCCAAGGATGTCAACGCCGCCATTGCTACCATTAAGACCAAACGTACCATCCAGTTCGTCGACTGGTGTCCAACTGGCTTCAAGGTCGGTATCAACTACCAGCCACCCACTGTCGTCCCTGGTGGTGATCTCGCCAAGGTTCAACGTGCCGTCTGCATGTTGAGCAACACCACCGCCATCGCCGAGGCCTGGGCCCGCCTCGACCACAAGTTCGATCTGATGTACGCCAAGCGCGCCTTCGTCCATTGGTACGTCGGAGAGGGTATGGAGGAAGGAGAGTTCTCTGAGGCTCGTGAGGATTTGGCTGCTCTCGAGAAGGACTACGAAGAAGTTGGAACTGATTCCGTCGAAGGGGaaggagaggaggaagagggCGACGAATATTAG
- the LOC121414515 gene encoding tubulin alpha-1 chain-like, whose product MRECISIHVGQAGVQIGNACWELYCLEHGIQPDGQMPSDKTIGGGDDSFNTFFSETGAGKHVPRAVFVDLEPTVVDEVRTGTYRQLFHPEQLITGKEDAANNYARGHYTVGKELIDQVLDRIRKLADQCTGLQGFLIFHSFGGGTGSGFSSLLMERLSVDYGKKSKLEFAIYPAPQVSTAVVEPYNSVLTTHTTLEHSDCAFMVDNEAIYDICRRNLDIERPTYTNLNRLIGQIVSSITASLRFDGALNVDLTEFQTNLVPYPRIHFPLAVYAPVISAEKAYHEQLTVSEITNACFEPANQMVKCDPRHGKYMACCLLFRGDVVPKDVNAAIATIKTKRTIQFVDWCPTGFKVGINYQPPTVVPGGDLAKVQRAVCMLSNTTAIAEAWARLDHKFDLMYAKRAFVHWYVGEGMEEGEFSEAREDMAALEKDYEEVGVDSVDEEGEEEEDEY is encoded by the exons ATG CGTGAATGTATCTCTATCCACGTCGGCCAAGCCGGAGTCCAGATCGGTAATGCCTGCTGGGAGTTGTACTGCCTTGAGCATGGCATCCAGCCTGATGGTCAGATGCCCTCAGACAAAACCATCGGAGGTGGTGATGACTCCTTCAACACCTTCTTCAGTGAGACTGGAGCTGGGAAGCATGTCCCCCGTGCCGTATTCGTCGATCTCGAACCAACCGTAGTCG ATGAGGTTCGAACCGGTACCTACCGTCAGCTCTTCCACCCTGAGCAGCTGATCACCGGCAAGGAGGACGCTGCCAACAACTACGCCCGTGGTCATTACACGGTCGGGAAGGAACTAATTGACCAAGTTCTAGATCGCATCAGGAAGCTGGCTGACCAGTGCACAGGTCTCCAGGGATTCCTCATCTTCCACAGCTTCGGTGGTGGAACTGGCTCAGGGTTCTCATCCTTGCTTATGGAACGTCTCTCCGTCGACTACGGAAAGAAGTCCAAACTGGAGTTTGCCATCTATCCCGCTCCTCAGGTCTCTACCGCTGTCGTCGAGCCTTACAACTCTGTCCTAACCACCCATACTACTCTAGAGCATTCCGACTGTGCCTTTATGGTCGACAACGAGGCCATCTACGATATCTGCCGACGTAACCTCGACATCGAGCGTCCCACCTACACCAACCTGAACCGCCTAATCGGCCAGATCGTCTCGTCCATAACGGCTTCTCTGCGATTCGATGGCGCCCTAAACGTCGATCTTACCGAGTTCCAGACTAACTTGGTGCCCTACCCACGCATCCATTTCCCTCTTGCTGTGTATGCTCCAGTTATTTCTGCTGAGAAAGCGTACCACGAGCAGTTGACGGTTTCCGAGATCACCAACGCATGTTTCGAACCCGCCAACCAGATGGTGAAATGCGATCCTCGCCACGGCAAGTACATGGCCTGTTGCCTCCTATTCCGTGGTGATGTCGTTCCCAAGGACGTCAACGCCGCCATTGCTACCATCAAGACCAAGCGTACCATCCAATTCGTCGACTGGTGTCCAACTGGTTTCAAGGTCGGTATCAACTACCAACCACCCACCGTCGTCCCTGGTGGTGATCTCGCCAAGGTTCAACGTGCCGTCTGCATGTTGAGCAACACCACCGCCATCGCCGAGGCCTGGGCCCGTCTCGATCACAAGTTCGATCTGATGTACGCCAAGCGTGCCTTCGTCCATTGGTACGTCGGAGAGGGTATGGAGGAAGGAGAATTTTCTGAGGCCCGTGAAGATATGGCTGCTCTCGAGAAGGACTATGAAGAAGTCGGTGTAGATTCCGTCGACGAAGAgggagaggaggaagaggacgAATATTAG
- the LOC121414516 gene encoding tubulin alpha-1 chain-like, which yields MRECISIHVGQAGVQIGNACWELYCLEHGIQPDGQMPSDKTIGGGDDSFNTFFSETGAGKHVPRAVFVDLEPTVVDEVRTGTYRQLFHPEQLITGKEDAANNYARGHYTVGKELIDIVLDRIRKLADQCTGLQGFLIFHSFGGGTGSGFTSLLMERLSVDYGKKSKLEFAIYPAPQVSTAVVEPYNSILTTHTTLEHSDCAFMVDNEAIYDICRRNLDIERPTYTNLNRLIGQIVSSITASLRFDGALNVDLTEFQTNLVPYPRIHFPLAVYAPVISAEKAYHEQLTVAEITNACFEPANQMVKCDPRHGKYMACCLLYRGDVVPKDVNAAIATIKTKRTIQFVDWCPTGFKVGINYQPPTVVPGGDLAKVQRAVCMLSNTTAIAEAWARLDHKFDLMYAKRAFVHWYVGEGMEEGEFSEAREDLAALEKDYEEVGTDSVDAEGEEEEEGDEY from the exons ATG CGTGAATGTATCTCTATCCACGTCGGCCAAGCCGGAGTCCAGATTGGTAACGCCTGCTGGGAGTTGTACTGCCTTGAGCACGGCATCCAGCCTGATGGTCAGATGCCCTCAGACAAGACCATCGGAGGTGGTGATGACTCCTTCAACACCTTCTTCAGTGAGACTGGAGCTGGCAAGCACGTCCCCCGTGCCGTATTCGTCGATCTCGAACCAACCGTAGTCG atgAGGTTCGTACAGGAACATACCGTCAGCTCTTCCACCCTGAGCAGCTGATCACCGGCAAGGAGGATGCTGCCAACAACTACGCCCGTGGTCACTACACCGTCGGAAAGGAACTGATCGATATTGTGCTCGACAGGATCAGGAAGCTGGCTGACCAGTGCACAGGTCTCCAGGGATTCCTCATCTTCCACAGCTTCGGTGGTGGCACCGGCTCTGGCTTCACCTCCCTGCTCATGGAGCGTCTTTCAGTTGACTACGGAAAGAAGTCCAAGCTGGAGTTTGCCATCTACCCAGCACCTCAGGTATCTACCGCCGTCGTCGAGCCTTACAACTCAATCCTCACTACTCACACCACCCTCGAGCACTCCGACTGTGCCTTCATGGTCGACAACGAGGCCATCTACGATATCTGCCGTCGTAACCTCGACATCGAGCGACCTACTTACACCAACCTGAACCGTCTCATCGGCCAGATCGTCTCCTCCATCACCGCTTCTCTGAGGTTCGATGGTGCCCTCAACGTCGATCTTACCGAGTTCCAGACTAACTTGGTGCCCTACCCACGTATCCATTTCCCTCTTGCCGTCTATGCCCCAGTCATCTCTGCTGAGAAGGCATACCACGAGCAGTTGACCGTTGCCGAGATCACTAACGCCTGCTTCGAGCCCGCCAACCAGATGGTGAAGTGTGACCCACGTCATGGCAAATACATGGCCTGCTGTCTCCTGTACCGTGGTGACGTCGTCCCCAAGGATGTCAACGCCGCCATTGCTACCATCAAGACAAAGCGTACTATTCAGTTTGTCGACTGGTGTCCAACTGGCTTCAAGGTGGGTATCAACTACCAGCCACCAACCGTTGTCCCTGGCGGTGATCTTGCCAAGGTACAGCGTGCCGTTTGCATGTTGAGCAACACCACCGCCATCGCCGAGGCCTGGGCTCGTCTCGATCACAAGTTCGATCTGATGTACGCCAAGCGTGCTTTTGTCCATTGGTACGTCGGAGAAGGTATGGAGGAAGGAGAGTTCTCCGAGGCTCGTGAAGATTTGGCTGCTCTCGAGAAGGACTACGAAGAAGTCGGCACTGACTCCGTCGACGcagagggagaagaagaagaagaaggcgACGAGTATTAA